The following coding sequences are from one Neovison vison isolate M4711 chromosome X, ASM_NN_V1, whole genome shotgun sequence window:
- the HSFX1 gene encoding heat shock transcription factor, X-linked codes for MASKEKRGPPGPARGLGPPPSPPEAGAPAAVGPESSAPPAQPPLTLAQPVSPGDPGFRLLLEENAFQALTQEPRLKRPRTSQDALSVGEGSLLCLPFPKKLWAIVNSTQFASIWWAKDGTCIGINEKLFQKEVLEREGPDKVFETDCMKSFVRQLNLYGFSKLRRDVHTSICLTSFLTGGAPVHVLSKLQFYRSPFFKRDCPHLLLRMKRRVAVKSTVRQMESEPEPDTLGIPPAAPTPGLRHEGVLSAAGDPPEPESSPQGDGPTIPGRSGSAPPAIAGAAARTTVADTRAAAGRPVHGQPRGAQAPICLAPAVAQPATFPWVCVTLPPAQIHPYASGLGLAPGLPVLLPGPTVQLPVAGLLPLYHPWGPGVAALPGVAAGPVTPVTLTPHPPSPFHCCPDCRCFPEYLPPTARPPDCPP; via the exons ATGGCCAGCAAGGAGAAGCGGGGTCCGCCGGGCCCGGCGCGGGGCTTGGGGCCGCCGCCCTCCCCTCCAGAAGCGGGGGCTCCTGCCGCCGTGGGCCCGGAGAGCAGCGCTCCTCCAGCACAGCCTCCCCTCACCCTGGCGCAGCCGGTGTCCCCTGGGGACCCTGGATTCAGGCTGCTGCTGGAGGAAAACGCTTTCCAGGCCTTGACCCAAGAGCCTCGGCTCAAAAGGCCGCGCACCTCCCAGGACGCCCTGTCGGTGGGAGAAGgcagcctcctctgcctgccctttcCCAAGAAGCTGTGGGCCATCGTCAACAGCACCCAGTTTGCGTCCATTTGGTGGGCCAAGGATGGCACCTGCATAGGCATCAACGAGAAGCTGTTTCAGAAGGAGGTTTTGGAGAGGGAGGGTCCGGACAAAGTGTTCGAAACGGACTGTATGAAGAGTTTCGTCCGCCAGCTCAACCTGTATGGATTCAGCAAACTGCGCCGGGACGTCCACACATCCATCTGCCTTACCAGCTTTCTCACCGGAGGGGCCCCTGTCCACGTCCTGAGCAAG TTACAGTTCTACAGGAGCCCCTTCTTCAAGAGAGACTGTCCTCACCTGCTCCTGAGGATGAAGAGGAGAGTGGCCGTGAAATCCACAGTAAGGCAGATGGAAAGCGAGCCCGAGCCCGACACCCTGGGCATCCCCCCGGCGGCACCGACACCCGGCCTGCGGCACGAGGGAGTCCTGTCCGCCGCCGGGGACCCGCCGGAGCCAGAGAGCAGCCCACAGGGCGACGGCCCCACCATCCCTGGCAGGAGCGGGTCGGCCCCCCCTGCCATTGCCGGCGCGGCGGCCAGGACCACCGTGGCCGACACCCGCGCCGCGGCAGGCCGGCCCGTGCACGGCCAGCCCCGGGGTGCCCAGGCGCCCATCTGCCTCGCGCCGGCCGTGGCCCAGCCCGCGACCTTCCCCTGGGTCTGTGTCACCCTGCCTCCCGCGCAGATACACCCTTACGCGTCGGGGCTGGGCCTCGCCCCTGGGCTCCCCGTGCTCCTCCCCGGGCCCACCGTGCAGCTCCCCGTGGCTGGGCTGCTGCCGCTCTACCACCCCTGGGGGCCCGGCGTGGCCGCTCTGCCTGGTGTGGCTGCTGGACCCGTCACCCCCGTGACCCTGACCCCTCACCCCCCGAGCCCCTTCCACTGCTGTCCCGACTGCCGCTGTTTCCCCGAGTACCTGCCACCGACCGCTCGGCCCCCCGATTGCCCCCCCTAG
- the LOC122897525 gene encoding melanoma-associated antigen 8-like has translation MEHRLKGADIEKRLLSPQCEAGVPEITVQPDTIAMPLGQRSELWKLEEDPGPGPGQGLEEAQQCGAGGEEALPPSSASASSQSTVPSLSCSAPSLGPQEEGSAAGTPSPPQSPQMACPSPAAMAATAWSLPDHGSSSSDEEGSSTGEESEEAEPRLSDIVQEKTADLVGFLLLKYLTKEPASQAEMQAIVGEDEQDAFPGMLGQASECMRLVFGVEVKEVDPGEHSYVLVAVLGLTCDAMLSGEQGPPKTGLLVVLLAVILLEGDRAPEEVVWEALGVMGVYAGEEHIIYGEPRELLTNVWVQEGYLEYRQVPGCDPARYEFLWGPRAHAETSRLQVLEYLLRVYPGLPVSSLAPSEEAVSHEEEGA, from the exons ATGGAGCACCGCCTCAAGGGCGC gGATATCGAGAAGCGGCTGTTGAgccctcagtgtgaggcaggagtCCCTGAGATCACG GTTCAGCCCGACACCATCGCCATGCCCCTGGGTCAGAGGAGTGAGCTGTGGAAGCTGGAGGAAGACCCCGGTCCAGGACCGGGACAGGGCCTGGAGGAGGCACAGCAGTgcggggctggaggggaggaggcccTACCTCCCTCCTccgcctctgcctcctcccagtcCACCgtcccttccctctcttgctcggCCCCGTCTCTGGGCCCCCAGGAGGAGGGGTCTGCTGCGGGGACCCCGAGTCCTCCCCAGAGCCCTCAGATGGCCTGCCCCTCGCCCGCGGCCATGGCAGCCACTGCCTGGAGCCTGCCCGACCACGGCTCCAGCAGCTCAGATGAGGAGGGGTCCAGCACCGGGGAGGAGTCCGAAGAAGCCGAGCCCAGGCTCTCTGACATAGTCCAGGAGAAGACAGCTGACCTGGTGGGGTTCCTGCTCCTCAAGTATCTCACCAAGGAGCCGGCCAGCCAGGCGGAGATGCAGGCGATCGTCGGCGAGGATGAGCAGGACGCCTTCCCCGGGATGCTGGGCCAGGCGTCCGAGTGCATGCGGCTGGTGTTCGGCGTGGAGGTGAAGGAAGTGGACCCCGGCGAGCACTCCTACGTCCTGGTCGCCGTCCTGGGCCTCACCTGCGATGCGATGCTGAGCGGTGAGCAGGGCCCGCCCAAGACCGGCCTCCTGGTGGTGCTCCTGGCGGTGATCCTCCTGGAGGGCGACCGTGCCCCCGAGGAGGTGGTGTGGGAAGCGCTGGGGGTCATGGGGGTGTATGCCGGCGAGGAGCACATCATTTACGGGGAGCCCCGGGAGCTCCTGACCAACGTCTGGGTGCAGGAAGGGTACCTGGAGTACCGGCAGGTGCCCGGCTGTGACCCTGCCCGCTACGAGTTCCTGTGGGGTCCCAGGGCCCACGCGGAAACCAGCAGGTTGCAGGTGCTGGAGTATTTGCTGCGGGTCTATCCCGGGCTGCCGGTTTCCTCCCTGGCCCCCTCTGAAGAGGCTGTGAGCCATGAGGAAGAGGGGGCCTGA